A genomic region of Nostoc sp. UHCC 0702 contains the following coding sequences:
- a CDS encoding putative DNA binding domain-containing protein has product MNDQELEVLLNDLESDRVERKASISDKGKLCEAICAFANDLPNHQKPGVLFIGVHDHGTCANLTIDDRLLLTLSAMRSDGNILPFPTMVVQKRIIGGCELAVVIVEPSDAPPVRFNGRVWIRVGPRKATATAEEERRLAEKRRAKDLPFDIRPLPSASLDDLDLDIFRRVYLPSSLAVEVLEENQRTVEQQLTSVRFATVEPQPKPTILGVLVVGNDPRQFVPCAYVQFLRIEGTELTDPIKDQKEIGGPLPDLLRILDETFQVHISVATNITAQPIEIRQPDYPIVALQQIGRNAILHRIYEGTNAPVRITWFSDRIEIQNPGGPFGQVNRQNFGQPGITDYRNPHLAEAMKNLGYVQRFGLGIQLARQQLQNNGNPPLEFTVEDAHVLVTLKRKP; this is encoded by the coding sequence ATGAATGACCAGGAGTTAGAAGTTCTCCTGAACGACCTGGAATCAGACCGAGTTGAACGGAAAGCTTCGATTTCTGATAAAGGCAAGCTTTGTGAGGCAATTTGTGCATTTGCCAACGACTTGCCTAACCACCAAAAACCAGGAGTTCTGTTTATTGGGGTTCATGATCATGGCACTTGTGCAAACCTCACTATAGACGATAGGCTTTTGCTTACACTTTCAGCTATGCGGTCTGATGGTAACATTTTGCCTTTTCCGACAATGGTTGTTCAAAAGCGCATTATAGGTGGTTGTGAACTAGCTGTAGTAATTGTAGAACCATCGGATGCTCCTCCTGTGCGCTTCAATGGACGTGTATGGATTAGAGTTGGCCCCCGCAAAGCAACTGCAACAGCAGAAGAAGAACGTCGTTTAGCTGAAAAGCGACGGGCGAAAGATTTGCCTTTTGATATTCGTCCTCTCCCATCTGCTAGCTTGGATGACTTAGACTTAGATATTTTCCGCCGAGTTTATCTACCCTCATCTTTAGCTGTTGAAGTCCTTGAAGAAAATCAACGCACTGTTGAACAACAACTTACATCAGTGCGCTTTGCAACAGTTGAACCACAACCGAAGCCGACTATCCTCGGTGTGCTAGTAGTGGGTAACGACCCCAGACAATTCGTACCCTGTGCTTATGTGCAATTTCTTCGCATTGAAGGCACCGAATTAACAGACCCAATTAAAGACCAAAAAGAAATTGGCGGCCCGCTTCCAGATTTGCTACGGATATTAGATGAAACTTTTCAAGTTCATATCTCAGTTGCTACAAATATCACTGCTCAACCGATTGAAATTCGCCAGCCTGATTACCCAATAGTCGCCTTACAACAAATAGGAAGAAATGCGATTTTGCACCGGATTTATGAAGGAACAAATGCACCAGTAAGAATTACTTGGTTTAGCGATCGCATTGAAATTCAAAATCCCGGCGGCCCTTTCGGTCAAGTAAATCGGCAAAACTTTGGACAACCAGGAATCACAGACTATCGCAATCCTCACCTTGCCGAAGCTATGAAAAATCTGGGTTATGTTCAACGATTTGGACTAGGAATTCAACTTGCTCGTCAGCAACTTCAAAACAATGGTAATCCACCTCTAGAATTTACTGTGGAAGATGCCCATGTGTTGGTCACTCTTAAGAGAAAACCATGA